The following coding sequences lie in one Arachis ipaensis cultivar K30076 chromosome B05, Araip1.1, whole genome shotgun sequence genomic window:
- the LOC107644143 gene encoding protein TIFY 6B isoform X3, which produces MQWTFSNKVSAIPQYLSFKTTLEDQRKTIMDPLASSGYMTISTKDAYDTDQKPLFSVVQRNLSIGKQAGNNIGMTVYPPPCSGSHLASQQQESRIFSLSNQTNKVSPVLQSNLATTTGHSMVASVIKPQALGSKSTSTPVSALPSASSIVGTTELRNCSKSSGTPTQLTIFYAGSVCVYDDISPEKAQAIMLLAGNGSALNQNNTVSTTKLQPAMSVPSKDNGFIVGMPIPLPLTSLTVSRPGGASVAVGSSTTSTNNLESPNVVSIRSASQKMVNTVGLPQARKASLARFLEKRKERVMSTSPYTLSKKSSPESSNPGSDTISLSMNSSGSCSLPAIN; this is translated from the exons ATGCAGTGGACATTCTCAAACAAAGTCTCAGCCATTCCTCAGTACTTGTCCTTCAAGACGACACTGGAAGATCAGAGAAAGACAATTATGGATCCCCTAGCTTCATCTGGATATATGACCATATCAACTAAGGATGCTTATGACACTGACCAGAAACCATTGTTTAGTGTGGTCCAG aggAATTTATCCATAGGAAAGCAAGCCGGAAACAACATTGGAATGACAGTGTATCCACCGCCATGTTCTGGTTCACATTTAGCTAGCCAACAACAGGAATCAAGAATATTTTCACTTTCCAACCAAACAAATAAAGTAAGTCCTGTTCTTCAATCTAACCTTGCTACTACTACCGGACATAGCATGGTTGCTTCAGTTATAAAACCACAAGCACTCGGTTCCAAATCAACCAGCACACCTGTATCTGCTCTTCCATCTGCGAGTTCCATTGTTGGAACTACCGAGTTAAg GAATTGTTCCAAGTCTTCTGGGACACCTACTCAGCTGACCATTTTCTATGCCGGTTCAGTATGTGTTTATGATGACATATCTCCTGAGAAG GCCCAGGCTATCATGTTACTTGCTGGAAATGGCTCTGCTCTAAATCAGAACAACACAGTTTCTACAACTAAATTGCAGCCAGCAATGTCTGTTCCCTCCAAAGATAATGGTTTCATTGTAGGCATGCCAATTCCTCTTCCATTGACTTCTCTCACCGTTTCTCGTCCTGGAGGAGCGTCGGTGGCAGTTGGATCTTCGACTACCTCTACCAACAATTTGGAATCTCCTAATGTTGTTTCAATAAGATCTGCATCTCAAAAAATGGTTAACACAG TAGGGTTGCCTCAGGCACGCAAAGCATCGTTGGCTCGGTTCTTGGAGAAGCGAAAGGAAAG GGTTATGAGCACATCTCCCTACACTTTAAGCAAGAAATCTTCCCCTGAAAGCAGCAATCCTGGATCAGATACTATTAGTCTTTCCATGAACTCCTCCGGTTCCTGTTCGCTACCAGCCATTAACTAA
- the LOC107644143 gene encoding protein TIFY 6B isoform X2 produces the protein MERDFFGLSSKSDAGTTIKDDAVRGSGMQWTFSNKVSAIPQYLSFKTTLEDQRKTIMDPLASSGYMTISTKDAYDTDQKPLFSVVQRNLSIGKQAGNNIGMTVYPPPCSGSHLASQQQESRIFSLSNQTNKVSPVLQSNLATTTGHSMVASVIKPQALGSKSTSTPVSALPSASSIVGTTELRNCSKSSGTPTQLTIFYAGSVCVYDDISPEKAQAIMLLAGNGSALNQNNTVSTTKLQPAMSVPSKDNGFIVGMPIPLPLTSLTVSRPGGASVAVGSSTTSTNNLESPNVVSIRSASQKMVNTVGLPQARKASLARFLEKRKERVMSTSPYTLSKKSSPESSNPGSDTISLSMNSSGSCSLPAIN, from the exons ATGGAGAGAGATTTTTTTGGTTTGAGCTCCAAAAGTGATGCAGGGACTACTATCAAAGACGATGCAG TGAGGGGTTCAGGAATGCAGTGGACATTCTCAAACAAAGTCTCAGCCATTCCTCAGTACTTGTCCTTCAAGACGACACTGGAAGATCAGAGAAAGACAATTATGGATCCCCTAGCTTCATCTGGATATATGACCATATCAACTAAGGATGCTTATGACACTGACCAGAAACCATTGTTTAGTGTGGTCCAG aggAATTTATCCATAGGAAAGCAAGCCGGAAACAACATTGGAATGACAGTGTATCCACCGCCATGTTCTGGTTCACATTTAGCTAGCCAACAACAGGAATCAAGAATATTTTCACTTTCCAACCAAACAAATAAAGTAAGTCCTGTTCTTCAATCTAACCTTGCTACTACTACCGGACATAGCATGGTTGCTTCAGTTATAAAACCACAAGCACTCGGTTCCAAATCAACCAGCACACCTGTATCTGCTCTTCCATCTGCGAGTTCCATTGTTGGAACTACCGAGTTAAg GAATTGTTCCAAGTCTTCTGGGACACCTACTCAGCTGACCATTTTCTATGCCGGTTCAGTATGTGTTTATGATGACATATCTCCTGAGAAG GCCCAGGCTATCATGTTACTTGCTGGAAATGGCTCTGCTCTAAATCAGAACAACACAGTTTCTACAACTAAATTGCAGCCAGCAATGTCTGTTCCCTCCAAAGATAATGGTTTCATTGTAGGCATGCCAATTCCTCTTCCATTGACTTCTCTCACCGTTTCTCGTCCTGGAGGAGCGTCGGTGGCAGTTGGATCTTCGACTACCTCTACCAACAATTTGGAATCTCCTAATGTTGTTTCAATAAGATCTGCATCTCAAAAAATGGTTAACACAG TAGGGTTGCCTCAGGCACGCAAAGCATCGTTGGCTCGGTTCTTGGAGAAGCGAAAGGAAAG GGTTATGAGCACATCTCCCTACACTTTAAGCAAGAAATCTTCCCCTGAAAGCAGCAATCCTGGATCAGATACTATTAGTCTTTCCATGAACTCCTCCGGTTCCTGTTCGCTACCAGCCATTAACTAA
- the LOC107644143 gene encoding protein TIFY 6B isoform X1, with amino-acid sequence MERDFFGLSSKSDAGTTIKDDAAVRGSGMQWTFSNKVSAIPQYLSFKTTLEDQRKTIMDPLASSGYMTISTKDAYDTDQKPLFSVVQRNLSIGKQAGNNIGMTVYPPPCSGSHLASQQQESRIFSLSNQTNKVSPVLQSNLATTTGHSMVASVIKPQALGSKSTSTPVSALPSASSIVGTTELRNCSKSSGTPTQLTIFYAGSVCVYDDISPEKAQAIMLLAGNGSALNQNNTVSTTKLQPAMSVPSKDNGFIVGMPIPLPLTSLTVSRPGGASVAVGSSTTSTNNLESPNVVSIRSASQKMVNTVGLPQARKASLARFLEKRKERVMSTSPYTLSKKSSPESSNPGSDTISLSMNSSGSCSLPAIN; translated from the exons ATGGAGAGAGATTTTTTTGGTTTGAGCTCCAAAAGTGATGCAGGGACTACTATCAAAGACGATGCAG CAGTGAGGGGTTCAGGAATGCAGTGGACATTCTCAAACAAAGTCTCAGCCATTCCTCAGTACTTGTCCTTCAAGACGACACTGGAAGATCAGAGAAAGACAATTATGGATCCCCTAGCTTCATCTGGATATATGACCATATCAACTAAGGATGCTTATGACACTGACCAGAAACCATTGTTTAGTGTGGTCCAG aggAATTTATCCATAGGAAAGCAAGCCGGAAACAACATTGGAATGACAGTGTATCCACCGCCATGTTCTGGTTCACATTTAGCTAGCCAACAACAGGAATCAAGAATATTTTCACTTTCCAACCAAACAAATAAAGTAAGTCCTGTTCTTCAATCTAACCTTGCTACTACTACCGGACATAGCATGGTTGCTTCAGTTATAAAACCACAAGCACTCGGTTCCAAATCAACCAGCACACCTGTATCTGCTCTTCCATCTGCGAGTTCCATTGTTGGAACTACCGAGTTAAg GAATTGTTCCAAGTCTTCTGGGACACCTACTCAGCTGACCATTTTCTATGCCGGTTCAGTATGTGTTTATGATGACATATCTCCTGAGAAG GCCCAGGCTATCATGTTACTTGCTGGAAATGGCTCTGCTCTAAATCAGAACAACACAGTTTCTACAACTAAATTGCAGCCAGCAATGTCTGTTCCCTCCAAAGATAATGGTTTCATTGTAGGCATGCCAATTCCTCTTCCATTGACTTCTCTCACCGTTTCTCGTCCTGGAGGAGCGTCGGTGGCAGTTGGATCTTCGACTACCTCTACCAACAATTTGGAATCTCCTAATGTTGTTTCAATAAGATCTGCATCTCAAAAAATGGTTAACACAG TAGGGTTGCCTCAGGCACGCAAAGCATCGTTGGCTCGGTTCTTGGAGAAGCGAAAGGAAAG GGTTATGAGCACATCTCCCTACACTTTAAGCAAGAAATCTTCCCCTGAAAGCAGCAATCCTGGATCAGATACTATTAGTCTTTCCATGAACTCCTCCGGTTCCTGTTCGCTACCAGCCATTAACTAA